A window of Scophthalmus maximus strain ysfricsl-2021 chromosome 10, ASM2237912v1, whole genome shotgun sequence contains these coding sequences:
- the ikzf1 gene encoding DNA-binding protein Ikaros isoform X3, which yields MAASNGLLGVSLYWHGTKQVPRARWPDCAPQTRPVDKSEQNASDELRDIVMLGWNEEVQWRGEGLRAQLHGAAAALRPSAHGAGESWKNFILQTQGIAEYLHRMETEEAQELALMPGRDSPPTNEASEETEEPMAVPEDLSASSAHQQNNRGDKVCNIKVEARSDEENGLACDMNGVEEEECAEDLRVIDASGAKVNGSQPRPEAKAFSSAGGIRLPNGKLKCDICGIVCIGPNVLMVHKRSHTGERPFQCSQCGASFTQKGNLLRHIKLHSGEKPFKCHLCSYACRRRDALSGHLRTHSVGKPHKCAYCGRSYKQRSSLEEHKERCHNYLQCMGLQSSIYTVVKEESNHNEQREDLSQTGSDRALVLDRLANNVAKRDKRLSDLSYDGGASELIQPHVIDQAINSAISYLGAESLRPLVQTSPASSSDVGLSSIYAHHKPVPEAHAGTGLNLSAKDSAAENLLLLSKSKSASSEKDASPSHSGQDSTDTESNNEDRSGGAAPGLIYLTNHITSGVRNGVLPLVKEEQQRQYEVLRASMEMASEGFKVVTADGEQVRAYRCEHCRVLFLDHVMYTIHMGCHGFRDPFECNLCGHQSQDRYEFSSHITRGEHRY from the exons ATGGCTGCCAGTAATGGTCTACTGGGTGTCAGCCTTTATTGGCACGGCACAAAGCAAGTGCCAAGGGCTCGGTGGCCCGACTGCGCGCCGCAGACTCGGCCCGTGGATAAAAGCGAGCAAAATGCCTCAGACGAGCTCAGAGACATAGTCATGTTGGGCTGGAACGAGGAAGTGcagtggagaggggagggacTCCGGGCGCAGCTCCATGGGGCCGCCGCGGCGCTGCGACCTTCTGCACATGGAGCCGGGGAGAGTTGGAAGAACTTCATACTGCAAACTCAAGGAATAGCAG AGTACTTGCACCgcatggagacagaggaggccCAGGAATTGGCCCTGATGCCAG GCAGGGACAGCCCCCCTACCAACGAAGCGTccgaggagacagaggagcccATGGCCGTCCCCGAGGACCTGTCAGCCAGCTCCGCCCACCAGCAGAACAACAGAGGGGACAAAG TCTGTAACATTAAAGTTGAGGCTCGCAGTGATGAGGAGAATGGGCTGGCCTGTGACATGAAtggcgtggaggaggaggagtgtgcgGAAGACTTGCGCGTGATCGATGCCTCTGGGGCCAAGGTGAACGGCTCACAGCCGAGGCCTGAAGCCAAGGCCTTCTCCTCGGCCGGTGGTATCCGGCTGCCCAACGGGAAGCTCAAGTGCGATATCTGTGGGATAGTTTGCATTGGCCCCAATGTGTTGATGGTGCACAAGCGAAGCCACACTG GAGAACGTCCTTTCCAGTGCAGCCAGTGCGGTGCCTCCTTCACGCAGAAGGGTAACCTGCTGCGCCACATCAAGCTCCACTCTGGGGAGAAACCCTTCAAGTGTCACCTGTGCAGCTACGCCTGTCGCAGGAGGGATGCCCTCTCCGGCCACTTACGCACCCACTCGG tCGGAAAGCCCCACAAGTGTGCGTACTGCGGGAGGAGTTACAAGCAGCGCAGCTCTCTCGAGGAGCACAAGGAGCGGTGCCACAACTACCTCCAGTGCATGGGGCTGCAGAGCAGCATCTACACAG TAGTAAAGGAAGAAAGCAACCACAATGAGCAGAGGGAAGACTTAAGCCAGACGGGATCTGACAGAGCCTTGGTGCTAGACAGACTAGCTAATAATGTAGCTAAAC GTGACAAGCGTCTGTCGGACCTCTCCTACGACGGAGGAGCAAGCGAGCTGATTCAGCCCCACGTCATCGACCAGGCCATCAACAGTGCCATCAGCTACTTAGGGGCCGAGTCGCTGCGGCCTCTGGTCCAGACCTCCCCAGCCTCCTCTTCTGATGTGGGCCTCAGCTCCATATACGCTCATCACAAGCCGGTGCCGGAGGCCCACGCGGGGACGGGCCTCAACCTGTCAGCCAAAGACAGTGCAGCTgagaacctgctgctgctctccaagTCCAAGTCTGCCTCCAGCGAGAAGGATGCCTCGCCCAGCCACAGTGGCCAGGACTCCACTGACACCGAGAGCAACAACGAGGACCGCTCGGGCGGGGCGGCCCCCGGTCTCATCTACCTGACCAATCACATCACCTCCGGGGTGAGGAATGGCGTGCTTCCTCTGgtgaaggaggagcagcagaggcagtaCGAGGTTCTCCGGGCCAGCATGGAGATGGCCTCCGAGGGCTTCAAGGTGGTGACGGCGGACGGGGAGCAGGTGAGGGCGTACCGGTGCGAACACTGCCGCGTCCTCTTCCTGGACCACGTCATGTACACCATTCACATGGGCTGCCATGGCTTCAGAGACCCCTTCGAGTGCAACCTCTGCGGTCACCAGAGTCAAGACCGATATGAGTTCTCCTCCCACATAACGCGAGGCGAGCACCGCTACTGA
- the ikzf1 gene encoding DNA-binding protein Ikaros isoform X4 has protein sequence MAASNGLLGVSLYWHGTKQVPRARWPDCAPQTRPVDKSEQNASDELRDIVMLGWNEEVQWRGEGLRAQLHGAAAALRPSAHGAGESWKNFILQTQGIAEYLHRMETEEAQELALMPGRDSPPTNEASEETEEPMAVPEDLSASSAHQQNNRGDKVCNIKVEARSDEENGLACDMNGVEEEECAEDLRVIDASGAKVNGSQPRPEAKAFSSAGGIRLPNGKLKCDICGIVCIGPNVLMVHKRSHTGERPFQCSQCGASFTQKGNLLRHIKLHSGEKPFKCHLCSYACRRRDALSGHLRTHSVGKPHKCAYCGRSYKQRSSLEEHKERCHNYLQCMGLQSSIYTVKEESNHNEQREDLSQTGSDRALVLDRLANNVAKRDKRLSDLSYDGGASELIQPHVIDQAINSAISYLGAESLRPLVQTSPASSSDVGLSSIYAHHKPVPEAHAGTGLNLSAKDSAAENLLLLSKSKSASSEKDASPSHSGQDSTDTESNNEDRSGGAAPGLIYLTNHITSGVRNGVLPLVKEEQQRQYEVLRASMEMASEGFKVVTADGEQVRAYRCEHCRVLFLDHVMYTIHMGCHGFRDPFECNLCGHQSQDRYEFSSHITRGEHRY, from the exons ATGGCTGCCAGTAATGGTCTACTGGGTGTCAGCCTTTATTGGCACGGCACAAAGCAAGTGCCAAGGGCTCGGTGGCCCGACTGCGCGCCGCAGACTCGGCCCGTGGATAAAAGCGAGCAAAATGCCTCAGACGAGCTCAGAGACATAGTCATGTTGGGCTGGAACGAGGAAGTGcagtggagaggggagggacTCCGGGCGCAGCTCCATGGGGCCGCCGCGGCGCTGCGACCTTCTGCACATGGAGCCGGGGAGAGTTGGAAGAACTTCATACTGCAAACTCAAGGAATAGCAG AGTACTTGCACCgcatggagacagaggaggccCAGGAATTGGCCCTGATGCCAG GCAGGGACAGCCCCCCTACCAACGAAGCGTccgaggagacagaggagcccATGGCCGTCCCCGAGGACCTGTCAGCCAGCTCCGCCCACCAGCAGAACAACAGAGGGGACAAAG TCTGTAACATTAAAGTTGAGGCTCGCAGTGATGAGGAGAATGGGCTGGCCTGTGACATGAAtggcgtggaggaggaggagtgtgcgGAAGACTTGCGCGTGATCGATGCCTCTGGGGCCAAGGTGAACGGCTCACAGCCGAGGCCTGAAGCCAAGGCCTTCTCCTCGGCCGGTGGTATCCGGCTGCCCAACGGGAAGCTCAAGTGCGATATCTGTGGGATAGTTTGCATTGGCCCCAATGTGTTGATGGTGCACAAGCGAAGCCACACTG GAGAACGTCCTTTCCAGTGCAGCCAGTGCGGTGCCTCCTTCACGCAGAAGGGTAACCTGCTGCGCCACATCAAGCTCCACTCTGGGGAGAAACCCTTCAAGTGTCACCTGTGCAGCTACGCCTGTCGCAGGAGGGATGCCCTCTCCGGCCACTTACGCACCCACTCGG tCGGAAAGCCCCACAAGTGTGCGTACTGCGGGAGGAGTTACAAGCAGCGCAGCTCTCTCGAGGAGCACAAGGAGCGGTGCCACAACTACCTCCAGTGCATGGGGCTGCAGAGCAGCATCTACACAG TAAAGGAAGAAAGCAACCACAATGAGCAGAGGGAAGACTTAAGCCAGACGGGATCTGACAGAGCCTTGGTGCTAGACAGACTAGCTAATAATGTAGCTAAAC GTGACAAGCGTCTGTCGGACCTCTCCTACGACGGAGGAGCAAGCGAGCTGATTCAGCCCCACGTCATCGACCAGGCCATCAACAGTGCCATCAGCTACTTAGGGGCCGAGTCGCTGCGGCCTCTGGTCCAGACCTCCCCAGCCTCCTCTTCTGATGTGGGCCTCAGCTCCATATACGCTCATCACAAGCCGGTGCCGGAGGCCCACGCGGGGACGGGCCTCAACCTGTCAGCCAAAGACAGTGCAGCTgagaacctgctgctgctctccaagTCCAAGTCTGCCTCCAGCGAGAAGGATGCCTCGCCCAGCCACAGTGGCCAGGACTCCACTGACACCGAGAGCAACAACGAGGACCGCTCGGGCGGGGCGGCCCCCGGTCTCATCTACCTGACCAATCACATCACCTCCGGGGTGAGGAATGGCGTGCTTCCTCTGgtgaaggaggagcagcagaggcagtaCGAGGTTCTCCGGGCCAGCATGGAGATGGCCTCCGAGGGCTTCAAGGTGGTGACGGCGGACGGGGAGCAGGTGAGGGCGTACCGGTGCGAACACTGCCGCGTCCTCTTCCTGGACCACGTCATGTACACCATTCACATGGGCTGCCATGGCTTCAGAGACCCCTTCGAGTGCAACCTCTGCGGTCACCAGAGTCAAGACCGATATGAGTTCTCCTCCCACATAACGCGAGGCGAGCACCGCTACTGA
- the ikzf1 gene encoding DNA-binding protein Ikaros isoform X8, giving the protein MAASNGLLGVSLYWHGTKQVPRARWPDCAPQTRPVDKSEQNASDELRDIVMLGWNEEVQWRGEGLRAQLHGAAAALRPSAHGAGESWKNFILQTQGIAEYLHRMETEEAQELALMPGRDSPPTNEASEETEEPMAVPEDLSASSAHQQNNRGDKGERPFQCSQCGASFTQKGNLLRHIKLHSGEKPFKCHLCSYACRRRDALSGHLRTHSVGKPHKCAYCGRSYKQRSSLEEHKERCHNYLQCMGLQSSIYTVVKEESNHNEQREDLSQTGSDRALVLDRLANNVAKRDKRLSDLSYDGGASELIQPHVIDQAINSAISYLGAESLRPLVQTSPASSSDVGLSSIYAHHKPVPEAHAGTGLNLSAKDSAAENLLLLSKSKSASSEKDASPSHSGQDSTDTESNNEDRSGGAAPGLIYLTNHITSGVRNGVLPLVKEEQQRQYEVLRASMEMASEGFKVVTADGEQVRAYRCEHCRVLFLDHVMYTIHMGCHGFRDPFECNLCGHQSQDRYEFSSHITRGEHRY; this is encoded by the exons ATGGCTGCCAGTAATGGTCTACTGGGTGTCAGCCTTTATTGGCACGGCACAAAGCAAGTGCCAAGGGCTCGGTGGCCCGACTGCGCGCCGCAGACTCGGCCCGTGGATAAAAGCGAGCAAAATGCCTCAGACGAGCTCAGAGACATAGTCATGTTGGGCTGGAACGAGGAAGTGcagtggagaggggagggacTCCGGGCGCAGCTCCATGGGGCCGCCGCGGCGCTGCGACCTTCTGCACATGGAGCCGGGGAGAGTTGGAAGAACTTCATACTGCAAACTCAAGGAATAGCAG AGTACTTGCACCgcatggagacagaggaggccCAGGAATTGGCCCTGATGCCAG GCAGGGACAGCCCCCCTACCAACGAAGCGTccgaggagacagaggagcccATGGCCGTCCCCGAGGACCTGTCAGCCAGCTCCGCCCACCAGCAGAACAACAGAGGGGACAAAG GAGAACGTCCTTTCCAGTGCAGCCAGTGCGGTGCCTCCTTCACGCAGAAGGGTAACCTGCTGCGCCACATCAAGCTCCACTCTGGGGAGAAACCCTTCAAGTGTCACCTGTGCAGCTACGCCTGTCGCAGGAGGGATGCCCTCTCCGGCCACTTACGCACCCACTCGG tCGGAAAGCCCCACAAGTGTGCGTACTGCGGGAGGAGTTACAAGCAGCGCAGCTCTCTCGAGGAGCACAAGGAGCGGTGCCACAACTACCTCCAGTGCATGGGGCTGCAGAGCAGCATCTACACAG TAGTAAAGGAAGAAAGCAACCACAATGAGCAGAGGGAAGACTTAAGCCAGACGGGATCTGACAGAGCCTTGGTGCTAGACAGACTAGCTAATAATGTAGCTAAAC GTGACAAGCGTCTGTCGGACCTCTCCTACGACGGAGGAGCAAGCGAGCTGATTCAGCCCCACGTCATCGACCAGGCCATCAACAGTGCCATCAGCTACTTAGGGGCCGAGTCGCTGCGGCCTCTGGTCCAGACCTCCCCAGCCTCCTCTTCTGATGTGGGCCTCAGCTCCATATACGCTCATCACAAGCCGGTGCCGGAGGCCCACGCGGGGACGGGCCTCAACCTGTCAGCCAAAGACAGTGCAGCTgagaacctgctgctgctctccaagTCCAAGTCTGCCTCCAGCGAGAAGGATGCCTCGCCCAGCCACAGTGGCCAGGACTCCACTGACACCGAGAGCAACAACGAGGACCGCTCGGGCGGGGCGGCCCCCGGTCTCATCTACCTGACCAATCACATCACCTCCGGGGTGAGGAATGGCGTGCTTCCTCTGgtgaaggaggagcagcagaggcagtaCGAGGTTCTCCGGGCCAGCATGGAGATGGCCTCCGAGGGCTTCAAGGTGGTGACGGCGGACGGGGAGCAGGTGAGGGCGTACCGGTGCGAACACTGCCGCGTCCTCTTCCTGGACCACGTCATGTACACCATTCACATGGGCTGCCATGGCTTCAGAGACCCCTTCGAGTGCAACCTCTGCGGTCACCAGAGTCAAGACCGATATGAGTTCTCCTCCCACATAACGCGAGGCGAGCACCGCTACTGA
- the ikzf1 gene encoding DNA-binding protein Ikaros isoform X5, which yields MAASNGLLGVSLYWHGTKQVPRARWPDCAPQTRPVDKSEQNASDELRDIVMLGWNEEVQWRGEGLRAQLHGAAAALRPSAHGAGESWKNFILQTQGIAEYLHRMETEEAQELALMPGRDSPPTNEASEETEEPMAVPEDLSASSAHQQNNRGDKVCNIKVEARSDEENGLACDMNGVEEEECAEDLRVIDASGAKVNGSQPRPEAKAFSSAGGIRLPNGKLKCDICGIVCIGPNVLMVHKRSHTGERPFQCSQCGASFTQKGNLLRHIKLHSGEKPFKCHLCSYACRRRDALSGHLRTHSVGKPHKCAYCGRSYKQRSSLEEHKERCHNYLQCMGLQSSIYTGDKRLSDLSYDGGASELIQPHVIDQAINSAISYLGAESLRPLVQTSPASSSDVGLSSIYAHHKPVPEAHAGTGLNLSAKDSAAENLLLLSKSKSASSEKDASPSHSGQDSTDTESNNEDRSGGAAPGLIYLTNHITSGVRNGVLPLVKEEQQRQYEVLRASMEMASEGFKVVTADGEQVRAYRCEHCRVLFLDHVMYTIHMGCHGFRDPFECNLCGHQSQDRYEFSSHITRGEHRY from the exons ATGGCTGCCAGTAATGGTCTACTGGGTGTCAGCCTTTATTGGCACGGCACAAAGCAAGTGCCAAGGGCTCGGTGGCCCGACTGCGCGCCGCAGACTCGGCCCGTGGATAAAAGCGAGCAAAATGCCTCAGACGAGCTCAGAGACATAGTCATGTTGGGCTGGAACGAGGAAGTGcagtggagaggggagggacTCCGGGCGCAGCTCCATGGGGCCGCCGCGGCGCTGCGACCTTCTGCACATGGAGCCGGGGAGAGTTGGAAGAACTTCATACTGCAAACTCAAGGAATAGCAG AGTACTTGCACCgcatggagacagaggaggccCAGGAATTGGCCCTGATGCCAG GCAGGGACAGCCCCCCTACCAACGAAGCGTccgaggagacagaggagcccATGGCCGTCCCCGAGGACCTGTCAGCCAGCTCCGCCCACCAGCAGAACAACAGAGGGGACAAAG TCTGTAACATTAAAGTTGAGGCTCGCAGTGATGAGGAGAATGGGCTGGCCTGTGACATGAAtggcgtggaggaggaggagtgtgcgGAAGACTTGCGCGTGATCGATGCCTCTGGGGCCAAGGTGAACGGCTCACAGCCGAGGCCTGAAGCCAAGGCCTTCTCCTCGGCCGGTGGTATCCGGCTGCCCAACGGGAAGCTCAAGTGCGATATCTGTGGGATAGTTTGCATTGGCCCCAATGTGTTGATGGTGCACAAGCGAAGCCACACTG GAGAACGTCCTTTCCAGTGCAGCCAGTGCGGTGCCTCCTTCACGCAGAAGGGTAACCTGCTGCGCCACATCAAGCTCCACTCTGGGGAGAAACCCTTCAAGTGTCACCTGTGCAGCTACGCCTGTCGCAGGAGGGATGCCCTCTCCGGCCACTTACGCACCCACTCGG tCGGAAAGCCCCACAAGTGTGCGTACTGCGGGAGGAGTTACAAGCAGCGCAGCTCTCTCGAGGAGCACAAGGAGCGGTGCCACAACTACCTCCAGTGCATGGGGCTGCAGAGCAGCATCTACACAG GTGACAAGCGTCTGTCGGACCTCTCCTACGACGGAGGAGCAAGCGAGCTGATTCAGCCCCACGTCATCGACCAGGCCATCAACAGTGCCATCAGCTACTTAGGGGCCGAGTCGCTGCGGCCTCTGGTCCAGACCTCCCCAGCCTCCTCTTCTGATGTGGGCCTCAGCTCCATATACGCTCATCACAAGCCGGTGCCGGAGGCCCACGCGGGGACGGGCCTCAACCTGTCAGCCAAAGACAGTGCAGCTgagaacctgctgctgctctccaagTCCAAGTCTGCCTCCAGCGAGAAGGATGCCTCGCCCAGCCACAGTGGCCAGGACTCCACTGACACCGAGAGCAACAACGAGGACCGCTCGGGCGGGGCGGCCCCCGGTCTCATCTACCTGACCAATCACATCACCTCCGGGGTGAGGAATGGCGTGCTTCCTCTGgtgaaggaggagcagcagaggcagtaCGAGGTTCTCCGGGCCAGCATGGAGATGGCCTCCGAGGGCTTCAAGGTGGTGACGGCGGACGGGGAGCAGGTGAGGGCGTACCGGTGCGAACACTGCCGCGTCCTCTTCCTGGACCACGTCATGTACACCATTCACATGGGCTGCCATGGCTTCAGAGACCCCTTCGAGTGCAACCTCTGCGGTCACCAGAGTCAAGACCGATATGAGTTCTCCTCCCACATAACGCGAGGCGAGCACCGCTACTGA
- the ikzf1 gene encoding DNA-binding protein Ikaros isoform X2 — MAASNGLLGVSLYWHGTKQVPRARWPDCAPQTRPVDKSEQNASDELRDIVMLGWNEEVQWRGEGLRAQLHGAAAALRPSAHGAGESWKNFILQTQGIAEYLHRMETEEAQELALMPGRDSPPTNEASEETEEPMAVPEDLSASSAHQQNNRGDKVCNIKVEARSDEENGLACDMNGVEEEECAEDLRVIDASGAKVNGSQPRPEAKAFSSAGGIRLPNGKLKCDICGIVCIGPNVLMVHKRSHTGERPFQCSQCGASFTQKGNLLRHIKLHSGEKPFKCHLCSYACRRRDALSGHLRTHSVGKPHKCAYCGRSYKQRSSLEEHKERCHNYLQCMGLQSSIYTVKEESNHNEQREDLSQTGSDRALVLDRLANNVAKRKSTMPQKFVGDKRLSDLSYDGGASELIQPHVIDQAINSAISYLGAESLRPLVQTSPASSSDVGLSSIYAHHKPVPEAHAGTGLNLSAKDSAAENLLLLSKSKSASSEKDASPSHSGQDSTDTESNNEDRSGGAAPGLIYLTNHITSGVRNGVLPLVKEEQQRQYEVLRASMEMASEGFKVVTADGEQVRAYRCEHCRVLFLDHVMYTIHMGCHGFRDPFECNLCGHQSQDRYEFSSHITRGEHRY, encoded by the exons ATGGCTGCCAGTAATGGTCTACTGGGTGTCAGCCTTTATTGGCACGGCACAAAGCAAGTGCCAAGGGCTCGGTGGCCCGACTGCGCGCCGCAGACTCGGCCCGTGGATAAAAGCGAGCAAAATGCCTCAGACGAGCTCAGAGACATAGTCATGTTGGGCTGGAACGAGGAAGTGcagtggagaggggagggacTCCGGGCGCAGCTCCATGGGGCCGCCGCGGCGCTGCGACCTTCTGCACATGGAGCCGGGGAGAGTTGGAAGAACTTCATACTGCAAACTCAAGGAATAGCAG AGTACTTGCACCgcatggagacagaggaggccCAGGAATTGGCCCTGATGCCAG GCAGGGACAGCCCCCCTACCAACGAAGCGTccgaggagacagaggagcccATGGCCGTCCCCGAGGACCTGTCAGCCAGCTCCGCCCACCAGCAGAACAACAGAGGGGACAAAG TCTGTAACATTAAAGTTGAGGCTCGCAGTGATGAGGAGAATGGGCTGGCCTGTGACATGAAtggcgtggaggaggaggagtgtgcgGAAGACTTGCGCGTGATCGATGCCTCTGGGGCCAAGGTGAACGGCTCACAGCCGAGGCCTGAAGCCAAGGCCTTCTCCTCGGCCGGTGGTATCCGGCTGCCCAACGGGAAGCTCAAGTGCGATATCTGTGGGATAGTTTGCATTGGCCCCAATGTGTTGATGGTGCACAAGCGAAGCCACACTG GAGAACGTCCTTTCCAGTGCAGCCAGTGCGGTGCCTCCTTCACGCAGAAGGGTAACCTGCTGCGCCACATCAAGCTCCACTCTGGGGAGAAACCCTTCAAGTGTCACCTGTGCAGCTACGCCTGTCGCAGGAGGGATGCCCTCTCCGGCCACTTACGCACCCACTCGG tCGGAAAGCCCCACAAGTGTGCGTACTGCGGGAGGAGTTACAAGCAGCGCAGCTCTCTCGAGGAGCACAAGGAGCGGTGCCACAACTACCTCCAGTGCATGGGGCTGCAGAGCAGCATCTACACAG TAAAGGAAGAAAGCAACCACAATGAGCAGAGGGAAGACTTAAGCCAGACGGGATCTGACAGAGCCTTGGTGCTAGACAGACTAGCTAATAATGTAGCTAAACGTAAGAGCACTATGCCCCAGAAGTTTGTGG GTGACAAGCGTCTGTCGGACCTCTCCTACGACGGAGGAGCAAGCGAGCTGATTCAGCCCCACGTCATCGACCAGGCCATCAACAGTGCCATCAGCTACTTAGGGGCCGAGTCGCTGCGGCCTCTGGTCCAGACCTCCCCAGCCTCCTCTTCTGATGTGGGCCTCAGCTCCATATACGCTCATCACAAGCCGGTGCCGGAGGCCCACGCGGGGACGGGCCTCAACCTGTCAGCCAAAGACAGTGCAGCTgagaacctgctgctgctctccaagTCCAAGTCTGCCTCCAGCGAGAAGGATGCCTCGCCCAGCCACAGTGGCCAGGACTCCACTGACACCGAGAGCAACAACGAGGACCGCTCGGGCGGGGCGGCCCCCGGTCTCATCTACCTGACCAATCACATCACCTCCGGGGTGAGGAATGGCGTGCTTCCTCTGgtgaaggaggagcagcagaggcagtaCGAGGTTCTCCGGGCCAGCATGGAGATGGCCTCCGAGGGCTTCAAGGTGGTGACGGCGGACGGGGAGCAGGTGAGGGCGTACCGGTGCGAACACTGCCGCGTCCTCTTCCTGGACCACGTCATGTACACCATTCACATGGGCTGCCATGGCTTCAGAGACCCCTTCGAGTGCAACCTCTGCGGTCACCAGAGTCAAGACCGATATGAGTTCTCCTCCCACATAACGCGAGGCGAGCACCGCTACTGA
- the ikzf1 gene encoding DNA-binding protein Ikaros isoform X7, with amino-acid sequence MAASNGLLGVSLYWHGTKQVPRARWPDCAPQTRPVDKSEQNASDELRDIVMLGWNEEVQWRGEGLRAQLHGAAAALRPSAHGAGESWKNFILQTQGIAEYLHRMETEEAQELALMPGRDSPPTNEASEETEEPMAVPEDLSASSAHQQNNRGDKGERPFQCSQCGASFTQKGNLLRHIKLHSGEKPFKCHLCSYACRRRDALSGHLRTHSVGKPHKCAYCGRSYKQRSSLEEHKERCHNYLQCMGLQSSIYTVKEESNHNEQREDLSQTGSDRALVLDRLANNVAKRKSTMPQKFVGDKRLSDLSYDGGASELIQPHVIDQAINSAISYLGAESLRPLVQTSPASSSDVGLSSIYAHHKPVPEAHAGTGLNLSAKDSAAENLLLLSKSKSASSEKDASPSHSGQDSTDTESNNEDRSGGAAPGLIYLTNHITSGVRNGVLPLVKEEQQRQYEVLRASMEMASEGFKVVTADGEQVRAYRCEHCRVLFLDHVMYTIHMGCHGFRDPFECNLCGHQSQDRYEFSSHITRGEHRY; translated from the exons ATGGCTGCCAGTAATGGTCTACTGGGTGTCAGCCTTTATTGGCACGGCACAAAGCAAGTGCCAAGGGCTCGGTGGCCCGACTGCGCGCCGCAGACTCGGCCCGTGGATAAAAGCGAGCAAAATGCCTCAGACGAGCTCAGAGACATAGTCATGTTGGGCTGGAACGAGGAAGTGcagtggagaggggagggacTCCGGGCGCAGCTCCATGGGGCCGCCGCGGCGCTGCGACCTTCTGCACATGGAGCCGGGGAGAGTTGGAAGAACTTCATACTGCAAACTCAAGGAATAGCAG AGTACTTGCACCgcatggagacagaggaggccCAGGAATTGGCCCTGATGCCAG GCAGGGACAGCCCCCCTACCAACGAAGCGTccgaggagacagaggagcccATGGCCGTCCCCGAGGACCTGTCAGCCAGCTCCGCCCACCAGCAGAACAACAGAGGGGACAAAG GAGAACGTCCTTTCCAGTGCAGCCAGTGCGGTGCCTCCTTCACGCAGAAGGGTAACCTGCTGCGCCACATCAAGCTCCACTCTGGGGAGAAACCCTTCAAGTGTCACCTGTGCAGCTACGCCTGTCGCAGGAGGGATGCCCTCTCCGGCCACTTACGCACCCACTCGG tCGGAAAGCCCCACAAGTGTGCGTACTGCGGGAGGAGTTACAAGCAGCGCAGCTCTCTCGAGGAGCACAAGGAGCGGTGCCACAACTACCTCCAGTGCATGGGGCTGCAGAGCAGCATCTACACAG TAAAGGAAGAAAGCAACCACAATGAGCAGAGGGAAGACTTAAGCCAGACGGGATCTGACAGAGCCTTGGTGCTAGACAGACTAGCTAATAATGTAGCTAAACGTAAGAGCACTATGCCCCAGAAGTTTGTGG GTGACAAGCGTCTGTCGGACCTCTCCTACGACGGAGGAGCAAGCGAGCTGATTCAGCCCCACGTCATCGACCAGGCCATCAACAGTGCCATCAGCTACTTAGGGGCCGAGTCGCTGCGGCCTCTGGTCCAGACCTCCCCAGCCTCCTCTTCTGATGTGGGCCTCAGCTCCATATACGCTCATCACAAGCCGGTGCCGGAGGCCCACGCGGGGACGGGCCTCAACCTGTCAGCCAAAGACAGTGCAGCTgagaacctgctgctgctctccaagTCCAAGTCTGCCTCCAGCGAGAAGGATGCCTCGCCCAGCCACAGTGGCCAGGACTCCACTGACACCGAGAGCAACAACGAGGACCGCTCGGGCGGGGCGGCCCCCGGTCTCATCTACCTGACCAATCACATCACCTCCGGGGTGAGGAATGGCGTGCTTCCTCTGgtgaaggaggagcagcagaggcagtaCGAGGTTCTCCGGGCCAGCATGGAGATGGCCTCCGAGGGCTTCAAGGTGGTGACGGCGGACGGGGAGCAGGTGAGGGCGTACCGGTGCGAACACTGCCGCGTCCTCTTCCTGGACCACGTCATGTACACCATTCACATGGGCTGCCATGGCTTCAGAGACCCCTTCGAGTGCAACCTCTGCGGTCACCAGAGTCAAGACCGATATGAGTTCTCCTCCCACATAACGCGAGGCGAGCACCGCTACTGA